ggggagaggggaggggggaggggtggggggactgagggaggagtGACAAACAgcacaaggaatgtatccaatgcccaatggatgaaactgtaacctctgtgtacatcactttgaaataaaaaaaataaaaaataaattaaaaaaaaagacaaagcacaAAATGATTCTTGGCATTGTAAACAAGCGGTCGGAAATCTGGAGCAATTCTAGAATGCATTTCACCTATAATTTGCTAGCGACTCTTCCAGAAGCCCTAAGTGTAAGGTTTACACAGAATGGtggttcactgatttttttctctttttaatttgtgGTGCTGGTGACTTGGTCACAGCCAATGTCCCCGCGTCCTCTGTCTGGGAAGCAGCGTGCGGACCCCGCGGGGCGCTGCCCAGGCTGCAGGGAGCTCGGGTTTGCAGCCTGGACTCCGTGGCCCAGGTCCAGTGCTGGGCAGCAGGGGGGCGCAGCTCCCGggggctggtggggtgggggcggcccgCGCCCCCCTgggggccccgcctcccgccgggTCCTTCGGGAGCGTGCCCCGCATGCGCCCCGcacgcgccccgccccggcctccaaCGGCACTGGGCCACGCGCACGGTGAGCGGTGGCGGTTGTGGCCGTGGAGGGAGACAGTGCGCAGGCACGGTGAGCGGCTGCGGTATTGGCGGTGGAGGGAGACGGTGCGCAGGCGCTGTGAGTGGAGGCAGTGGTGGCGGTGGAGGGACGCGGTGCGCAGGCGCAGTGAGAGGTGAAGGTGCTGGCGGTGGAGGGAGACGGTGCGCAGGCGCGGTGAGCAGTGGCGGTGGAGGGAGAAGGTGCGCAGGCGCGGTGAGCAGTGGCGGTGGAGGGAGAAGGTGCGCAGGCGTGGTGAGCAGTGGCGGTGGAGGGAGACCTTGCGCAGGCGCGGTGAGCAGCGGCGGTGGACCAAGTGCCCGGATCCCCGACGACACTCGAcgaggggcaggggcgggaagggcgtgcgaggggggggggggcccggctcGGCCATGAGGAGGGCGCTCCGGTGCTGCTGGGGGGGCGCCGGGCAGCCGGAGGGCGCGGGCTCCCCGTGCAGCCTCGCCCGCTACAAAGCCATCACCAAGTGGCACCGGGCGGCCAGCGCGGGCGATGCGGCCCGAGTGCGGAAGCTGCTGGTCCGGGGGAAGGCGGACGTGAACGCCGCGGACAGGCATGGCCGGTGAGGACCcggggcgagggggcggggcagggggcgcaGGGGGCCTGGCTGGGCGGGAGCAGGGGTCCCAGGCTGCCCTCTTCATGAGAAGCCACTGCACGTGTAGACAGCAGCCCGTCCCTGTCCTCACCCTCCCTCCTCGTCCTTCAACTCGTGGAAAGCCAGCGCCCCACGTCCAGCGGGTGTGGCATCTGCCCCGCATGGACAGCCGCCGCCCACGGCCTGAGGACGCCCACACCACAGCAAGGCCCCTGGGTGGAGCCGATCTCCTCCACCTGGGAGCCCCAAGCAGGGCCGGGTGGGGGCGGAGCGGGGGCGGggcacagaggggcgggggcggggcctggcggggcggaGCCGATACCCCCCCACCAAGGGCTCCTACCGATAGCTGGGCGGGGTCCCGGCACACATCCCAACCCCACTCGCAGCCCCGCGCCCTGGCGAGGCACACACTCGCAAGAGGGAATGTCATGGCCAAGGCCTTGTGCCCTGGCTGCACTCGAGGCCTCGGGGGGTGACAGGCTCGGCCCTGCAGGGCGTCGGTGGGGTTCTCCCGGGCCCCCTCTCGGGTCAGGGGCTGCCCCTCCCAGGGCTCTGCGCTTCAGCCTGATCAGCCCAGCAGCCCCAACGAGGCCCCGCTAAGCCAGACGCCCAGCACTGGCGGGGGTGTCGCCCGGCTGCACCCCCAGGCCCTTGGCACTCGCGACACTCTATAGTTACAGGAACACATGGTTTCATCACTAGTAGGACAGATGGAAAGCCAGCGTGCGTTACAACCCTTTCAGCAAAGAATCCATGTTGGGAGAAGTGGGTGAGGCTGCGGCTTCGGAGCGCGCTCTGCCATGTCCTGAGAGGCCTTTGCACCCTCACAGGACGGCTCTGCATTTTGCCTGTGCCTATGGCCACCCAAAAGTGGTGGCTCTCCTTCTGAGAAGGGGTTGTGACATCGATGCTGTTGATAGTGATTGCAACACAGCTCTGATGAAGGTAACTAGGACCCAACCATTGCCACCTGAGAGGGACTTGGTTGACCCGCTTACCATACCAATACATGAATGACGGGGAATCTTCCTCATTGAACCAGAACTAACTAGCAAACCACGTGTGACCTGACCACTCACTTTCTGACGCTATCCCAACAGGCTACCCAGTGCCAACAAGAGGActgtgtgtgtattctgctgGAACATGGTGCTGATCCAAACAGGAAAGATGCCTGTGGCAAAACTGCCCTCCAGCAGGCCGTTTCTATGGGGAACATAAGGATAGCTGCTAAACTGGTGGCATTTGGGGCCCACGTGGACAACATCAGAAAGGTATATATCACCCCAATTTACTTTGAAGTGCTTGAAATACAATTATCATTACTTTGCACGTAcacatctctatctatctatatagacaTTTCCACCATggtagaaatacacacacacatgcacaaacacatatgcacaaacactTAAGCAAACTGCACTTTATATAAACCAATGGATATcgatatattattttgtataaacatatatatatatatattccatatacatGTAGAAAGATTTACAGATCATTTTGGCAACTCTGTCCAGACTATTTCCCAGGGAGGCTTTGGTAACTGCCCCACACTTTACAGATGCAAAAGGGTGGAGGCGTGAGGAACCAACAGTTAGAGAGGCAACCCTTTCAATAGTTTGTTCTTAGAAGACCTAGGAAAATATTCCTCCACTTAACTGGAGTTACTGAATACAGATGGACTATATAGTAATGAGCACAGGAAAATTCCATAAAGCAGAGTGGTCATGAGgtattttaaatttcctatgtAGGCCAGAACTTACAggtttcttttataatgaaagtATCATGCCCAGTAGCAGTCAGGCTATCTGTAagccctgaaactttttttttcgaatttttattataaaactgatgtacagagaggttacagtttcatactttaggcattggatacatttcttgtactgtttgttaccttgtccctcataccccctccccttccccctttgccccctgaggtgttcagttcactcaccCATGGGAGCTAGGGAGACTTTCCTAGATGAGGGGGCCAGAGAGTCACAAAGGTGATGTTACTAGATCTTTACTCTCTGTATTGAGTGCTTACCCACACTGGCTCTTTTATTGAATTTGCCAGTTCTCTTGGGAAATAGAACCTaaggtaaatataaatattttttattgtttcataggaTATCCTGTTAGAAATTAGCAATGCTGCCAAGGAAGATGAACAGCGCATGAGCAACACATCATTAAAGCGTGAAGAAAATGAAGGCGAAGTTGATGAGATGGAAAAGTATGCCTAGTTGATCAGTTTTTCATGACTTTGGTTGTATTCTAGATGAGAAACAATCACTCAATTCAGAAATACTAAGtaggaaaaatattaaatcatAAAACCTACCAAGTGAGCTTCAGGgttaaaagcttttatttaagCTGGGCATAATGGCTTTAATCTAAAACTCTAGATAATTAATTGAGAGGGAAGgtttaggaggattgcagtttcagcaagagggagacactattcaaacaggaaagaaagcaaaagggcctGGGGTCaggactcaagcagtagaaggcACCATAGCAAGACCCAGACCCTGTGGTCAAGGACttttgagtgagtgtgtgtgtgtgtgttctacaaGGGCCTGGTAGCTGCCCGcgagttttttgttcaaggctagcattctcccatttgaaccacaactccccctctggattttggtgcttagttagggagagtctcagacatttcttcccaagctggctacAAATCCTGAtcctgatctccatctcctgagtagctaggattactgatgtgagtcACTCAGAGTGCCAAATCAAGTTTGAATActtcaaataaaagcatttatgaAAATTACAGCATAGAGTTTACACTGTTTGGGAGGATTCATAATGCCCTCAGTATGCACTGATGCTTTGTATTCTTAAAGGAAGCTCAAGTCATTTGTATAATTCATATTTGTAGTTTACTTATAGGGCTCACAATGAAATTCTTAATTACACAAAATTTTCATCATAATACTGTCTTATGTTCCCTTTACAAATGCAAAATGAAGCATAAACAGAAACTCCAGAAGCCTTTTTGTGTGTTAGAGATCACtcctttctttacaaatattaataatatatcatCACAAGCTGGTTAGCAATTGTTTCTATGTACTCTGTTCGGttgttttcctcttgtatttCTAGTGTTCCTTAATGTTGTTGATTTCTAATGTGAtctaatgagtttttattttaacggacatgagagtgagaaagaaaagagagtttTCCTTCAGTGAATACAAGTTATTGTTGGGTGTTACATAAAGGAAAGACAGGCTTTATATTCACACAAATAAGTTATTTTAGTTCATACATTTCATACTTGCTGTATCAATCACCTTGGAAATACTATCTATATTTCCTCATTTCCTAAAGTGGTTAGCATATGTTTATCATTTATTGGAAAGTTGCACATGTAGAATGAATTTTATGTCCTAGAAGTAGCTCACCAGATTACCTACTTACAGAAAATACAATAACCTAATTCTCATTACATTACTTTCAAAACTGATAGTGATTTGAGCAGCCAAGAGAttgtattcattttacttttagctTACTAtgtattacaatatattttatcagactctgaggaaatgaagaacatttccatttgaaatagtTCTCTACCTCAGAGAATGACTCAGTATTGTTAATACCTTCAAAAATGTTTTCACTAGAATTACTACCACAAAATTTGTTGTGGgagaaatttttctgttttgacatTAGTGAGAATGCACAAACATGAATAGTTGAGTTTTCGAATACTTACATTGGTTAATCTGTGTAAATCTTCAAATATACACAGATAGGAAATATATTGATAATGTATAGCTCATTATCTATTGGAGAAATtatattcacttaaaattttgAGTGTGAAGATAAATTGTTATCATAGTAAAAGGCAAACgatttatacaatctgaagagaaaccaggctATGAAATTACTATTTTAGAGTAGCCCTTAATCTTACTGTAAACTATGCATCTCAAAATATTGTCAGGATTCTGCCTAAGCAAGGTATTGACATCTCTTCTAGAGATGCTATTGGATGGACTGAACTATCCAAATCAATTTTTGCTGTGGCTGCACTAATTAAGACCGCAAAACAATGCCCCTTATGGTCTCCTTGagggttaaaacagataattttcccatgctatttacatctgctgctgtttccttctccagctcagtTTTGGATGGCCGAGTTAGTGACTTCAGCTGGCAGATATCATGCAAAAGGCTAGCACAGCAGGACATAGCAATGGTGTGGGATTCTTCATCTCAGTCCTTGCTTTCTAGTGGTACTGGGACTGACGCAAGAGTTCTGCACATATGAGGAACATATTCTGGTACTGATTTATAGTCTCTCCAGCTCCTTTAGCATCTTTATTCTTAGAGATCTGTGCAGTGTCTACTTTACTCAATGTATAACCTCGCCCTATGCATGGGTGCAAGCAGTGCCACATCTTTGATAGTAGTGACCTGCTTTTTCTGCTTgaacaaagccaagtgagcagAAAACCATCCATTAATCTCTTAGATTTTTAGATCACAACTTTCTTGAATTTCTTAAGAACTTTAGGAGTTCTTTAAGCCCATAGGAGATAATATCCTTTCCCAATCAGATGGGATGTGAGCAGACCAGTGgaattctttgtttctgttgcttGTATTACAATCCAATAATGAACATCTTATGTTGTCTCATTGTCCTTCCTAAAATCTCTCAATTCTCCTTGCATTATACACGGAAAGTGTACAAAGTTTTCTACACATCATATGTGCTTGATCTTATGCAATGTCACATCGATATCTGACAAGAGAGCTCACAAAGTGACCTTTCCCTTTATTAATCAAAATGTTAAGATGATCGTACTTATTCACAGGAAATGCCGAGGACAAGAGGAAAGCAACAAAGAAGAAGCTAGTGCATCTCATGCAAATGTTCCAGAAGAAGACCAAGGGAACCACAAACTCCAcatgaaaacacaacttgaagcAGATATGAAGCCACCTGATAGGGAATTGAATGGTTCAAAGGTAAACATGAGTGAGGTAATTAATCTTCCATAATGCTGTCACGTTTCTAACTTTATTAATAGCAGGACTAACTACGTGTGGTGATGCACTAAGTGTGGACAAGGAAGAGCCTGGTGTACTCCTGAAACTAGGAAATCTCAATGTACCTTCAGAATCCTAGGGGGAAACATAACGTGTAGGAGATTGGCTCTGCAGAGAACTTATCCAAACCTGGTAGTGGCCCTTGAGGCTACTGTATACAAGAAGTGAACTTGAAGGAGGATGGAAATGTATAACTGATCAAGTTGAAGGGGCCGTGCTGAATGTGATCATTAGTTGAACTAGTCACCTTCGTTGAAGCCTTCATACTTCAATAACTCCCAGAAATCCGATAAAGACAAACAGAATGTTGGTAGCCCCAAGCAATTTCTCTGGCGTACTCCCCTCTGCTAACTCATTAAACCAAACTGCGATGGCCAAGTGCCCGGATGGCAGCCCATGCGAAACTCCCTCTTCTCCTGGGCCGCAAGGACCCCAGAGGAGATTGATCCTCTTCTGACTCTGTCCTGGGAGGAATTCCTCTCTCCACCTtccggggagatggggagggcacagaaaagcCCAATATTCTTTCCAAAACCACTTGAGGCTCTCCAGCCTCTCCCCTCAGGTCCCTGCCCCTCCCTTGTTGCTGGCCATGCAGTCCTCCTTTGTGCCCTTTTGGGCTTTGTTTTTCACAAGGCTGCGTTTGCGGGCACCAGGGCAGGTTGTTTAATTACCTGCTGacttctgggttccattcctgatGCTGTATCAggcccctctctgtctcttcctgccttcctctcctaACTGTCCTTCTTCCCCTCTGGATTCTGCTGTTGGCTTTGGGGTTCAGGACCAGGTTCTCCatcaataaaaagataaagttgGCTCTTTTTAGTTCAcatcctccccacctcctcagaAAATAATCATCTTACAAAATTTCCTGATTACTCTTCCATGTAGTGGTCATGAATGGATACAGTGGCCTTTCATTTGGTGTATCACAATTCTCAGTTTGCGAAAGACTGCCATACAATCATCTCAAGAAATGTATTTAGGAGGATTCTTAGTTGACCAGAATATGTGACTTAACTGGAATTTTGTGCAAAAGTAGAGAAAAGCTAAACTGATTCCTGTGATAGATTCTTTGACACTTAAAGCCCCTTAAGATAAGTGGAGCTCTCATTACTGAAATGTGATTTCTAAGAGGTGGCAGATAGTTTATAATTTTGAATGGAATTGCATCTTAAATTGAACAATAGTCCCTACTCTAGCTCTCCCTAGGGAATGTAAAGAGTTGTCAGTAAGCGATTGTCCCTGTACCTCCAAGGCATGAAAGAAATTCACTCAGTAGATAAGAAATGAGAATGCAATGTCTCTTGTTTGCTGCTGTTGTTCTCTAGAAGAATTATTCCGCACACTGactaacagaaaaatgaaaaattttcacATCCACATCGCCTCTAAGGTCCCAACTTTTCAAATACTTTAGATGTACCAGGCATggatatttgaggattttctcaAGACTCAGATACTGCTCCTAGACATAAGGGACACAGGATTGATACATGTCCATATATGTCACTCAGGAACTCAAAACTTCAGAGCAGATCATATGTTGCTCTCTTGATCCTTTTATTTCCATCCATATAAGCCTAATTTTCCTTTGCTATGCTTTGGTTTTTCATCTCTtagaacataaaagaaatattactgGCCTTGTCTCTGGGCTTCCAGAAAGACACCCTTTTCCTTCCAACCTACAGTCTTTCACTCCCATTTAAACAGTCTTGAGAAACATGTTGGCATTGTCTTTTGCTAAATAGAAGCTGACCCTCTGAGAATTTCAAGTTTCCTGTGGATACTCAGGTCATCCACCAAGAGTCAGGGAGAAGCAGAGTTTTCTGAATCTACATGTTAGCCAATTCCATTGTTAAATGACTTCAACTCTGGTAGCCCATCCATTGTTCTGATATGTTGACACAGATCAGACATCATCAGCCTGGAAGTGCTAAGCACCAAAAGTCAGATAGAGTTGGATAAtccaatgtgaattttttttttctgctactgAGCTTATGAGGCAAGTTCCTTTAACTTTGTCCTGTTTGATTGTTTCACATTTCCACCACTTGAGAAATGGCTCCAGTGTACTGATCATTTTGGCAACTGTGTACAGATTATTTCCCAGGGAGGATTTGGTAACTGCCCCACACTTTACAGATGCAAAAGGGTGGAGGCATGAGGAGCCAACAGTTAGAGAGGCAACCCTTTCAATAGTTTGTTCTTAGAAGACTTAGGAAAATATTCCTTCACTTAACTGGAGTAACTGAATACAGATGGACTATATAGTAATGAGCACAGGAAAATTCCATAAAGCAGAGTGGTCATGAGgtattttaaatttcctatgtAGGCCAGAACTTACAggtttcttttataatgaaagtATCATGCCCAGTAGCAGTCAGGCTATTTGTAagccctgaaacttttttttttcgaatttttattataaaactgatgtacagagaggttacagtttcatacgttaggcattggatacatttcttgtactgtttgttaccttgtccctcataccccctccccttccccctttgccccctgaggtgttcagttcacttacaccaaacagttttgcaagtattgcttttgttgttgtttctcttattttacacttagtctctcaattttggcattgcctttcaatttcctaattctagtaccagtatacatggtttccagtacactcagataagattacagagatagtgtagctacaatcacaagagggtgatacaaaaacatcatcaatagtagaaactacagatacacataggatgttgaaagtagttacaactgggatataacaatcatttccataaaatggagttcatttcacttagcatcatcttatgtgatcataagggtatagctattggggtcttgtgatcctctgctgtaagccCTGAAACTTAATAGGAACTACACGACAAATGCTCTGAAGCAACTGAAGTTTGAGGGGGCAGTAAATTTCTAGggaattttcacagtgtaccaggGTTCATGTGGACCTCACCCATGGGAGGCTAGGGAGGCTTTCCTAGAGGAGGGGGCCAGAGAGTCACAAAGATGATGTTACTAGATCTTTCCTCTCTGTATTGAGTGCTTACCCACACAGGATTTTGCATTGAATTTTCCTGTTCTCTTAGGAAATGTAACGTaaggtaaatataaatatttattattgtttcataGGATGAAGCCTTGGCAATTACCACTCCTGAAAAGGAATGTGAACACCAGAAGACAGAAGCAAcattaaagaatgaagaaaatgaaggcaaAGATGATGAGATGGAAAAGTATGGCTATTTGATCAGTTTTTCATGACCTTGCGTGTATTCTAGATGGGAAACAATCACTCAATTCAGAAATGCTAAGTAGGGAAAATACTAAATCATACAACCTACCAAGTGACCTGCAGGgttaaaagcttttatttaagCTGGGCATAATGGCTTTAAACTAAAACCCTAGCTAATTAATTGAGAGGGAAGgtttaggaggattgcagtttcagcaagagggagacactattcaaacaggaaagaaagcaaaagggcctGAGGTCaggactcaagcagtagaaggcGCCATAGCAAGACCCAGACCCTGTGGTCAAGGattcttgagtgtgtgtgtgtgtgtgtgtgtgtgtgtgtgtgtgtgtgtgtgtgtgtcctacaaGGGCCTGGTAGCTGCCCGcgagttttttgttcaaggctagcattctcccatttgagccacaactgccccTCTGGATTTTGGTGCTTAGTTAGGGAGAGTCTCAGACATCTCTGCCCAAGCTGTCTACAAATTGTGATCctgatctccgtctcctgagtagctaggattacagatgtgagatacTAAGTGTGCCAAATCAAGTTTGAATActtcaaataaaagcatttatgaAAATTACAGCATAGAGTTTACACTGTTTGGGAGGATTCATAATGCCCTCAGTATGCACTGATGCTTTGTATTCTTAAAGGAAGCTCAAGTCATTTGTATAATTCATATTTGTAGTTTACTTATAGGGCTCACAATGAAATTCTTAACAATTACACAAAATTTTATCATTGGTACTGTCTTGTGTTTTCTTTACAAATGCAAAGTGAAGCATAAACAGAAACTCCAGAAGCATATTTTGTTTTAGAGATTACTTCTTTCTTTACTAATATTAGTAATATAGCATCACAAGCTGGTTAGTAACTGTTTCTATGTACTCCattcaattgtttttctcttctatttctaatGTTCCTTAATGTTGTTGATTTCTAATGTGAtctaatgagtttttattttaacgGACATGAGAGTGAGAAATAAGGGAGAGTTTTCCTTCAGTGAATACAGGTTATTGTTGGGTGttacagaaaggaaagacaggcttTATATCCACACAAATAAGTTATTTTAGTTCATAGATTTCATACTTACTGTATCAATCACCTTGGAAATActatttatatttcctcatttccaaaaagTGGTTAGTATACGTTTATCAGTTATTGGAAAGTTGCACATGTAGAATGAATTTTATGTCCTAGAAGTAGCTCACCGATTACCTTCTTACAGAAACTACTATAACCTAATTCTCATTACATTACTTTCAAAACTAATGATAGTGATTGGAGCAGCCAAGAGAttgtattcattttacttttagctTACTAtgtattacaatatattttatcagactctgaggaaatgaagaacatttccATTTCAAATAGTTTTCTACCTCAAAGAATTACCTCAGTATTGAAATTACCTTCAAAAAGGTTTTCATTAGAATTACTACCACATCATTTGTTGTGGGCGAAGTTTCTCTGTTTTGACATTAGTGAGAATGCACAAACATAAATGGCTGAGCTTTGGAATACTTACATTGTTTAATCTGTGGAAATCTTCAAATATACACAGATAGGAAATATTATATTGATAATGTATAGCTCATTATCTATTGGAGAAATtatattcacttaaaattttgAGTGTGAAGATAAATTGTTATCATAGTAAAAGGCAAACGATTTATAcagtctgaagagaaaccaggctATGAAATTACTACTTTAGTAGCCCTTAATCTTACTGTAAACTGTGCATCTCAAAATATTGTCAGGATTCTGCCTAAGTAAGGTATTGACATCTCTTCTAGAGATACTATTGGATGGACTGAACTATCAAAATCAATTTTTGCTGTGGCTGCACTAATTAAGACCACATGATAATGCCCCTTATGGTCTCCTTGAGGGTTAAAACACATAATTTTCCCATGCTATTTACATCTTCTGCTGtttccttctccagctcagtTTTGGATGGCCGAGTTAGTGACTTCAGCTGGCAGATATCATGCAAAAGGCTAGCACAGCAGGACATAGCAATGGTGTGGAATTCTTCATCTCAGTCCTTGCTTTCTAGTGGTACTGGGACTGACGCAAGAGTTCTGCACGTATGAGGAACATGTTCTGGTATTGATTTATAGTCTCTCCAGCTCATTCAGCATCTTTATTCTTAGAGATCTGTGCAGTGTCTACTCAATGTATAACCTCTCCCTATGCATGGGTTGCAAGCAGTACCACAT
The sequence above is drawn from the Perognathus longimembris pacificus isolate PPM17 unplaced genomic scaffold, ASM2315922v1 HiC_scaffold_5632, whole genome shotgun sequence genome and encodes:
- the LOC125345398 gene encoding ankyrin repeat domain-containing protein 26-like codes for the protein MRRALRCCWGGAGQPEGAGSPCSLARYKAITKWHRAASAGDAARVRKLLVRGKADVNAADRHGRTALHFACAYGHPKVVALLLRRGCDIDAVDSDCNTALMKATQCQQEDCVCILLEHGADPNRKDACGKTALQQAVSMGNIRIAAKLVAFGAHVDNIRKDILLEISNAAKEDEQRMSNTSLKREENEGEVDEMEKKCRGQEESNKEEASASHANVPEEDQGNHKLHMKTQLEADMKPPDRELNGSKVNMSEDEALAITTPEKECEHQKTEATLKNEENEGKDDEMEKKCLEQEESNKEEATASHENVPEEEHTNKLHVKTQLEADMTPHDMELNVSKVNVSE